In a single window of the Nocardioides sp. L-11A genome:
- a CDS encoding YaeQ family protein, producing the protein MAAGATMHTFEVELADTDRGVYEEFTLRAARHPSETEAYLVTRVLAYCLEHEEGITFSEGISATDAPAVLVRDLSGKLLAWIEVGAPDAARLHTGSKAAERTTIYTHRDPAKVLAPWAGARIHRAAEIVLHSFDPGFIDSVVDAMERRNTITLTVTERQLYLELNGVHLSSAVHDHPIG; encoded by the coding sequence ATGGCGGCCGGCGCGACGATGCACACGTTCGAGGTCGAGTTGGCCGACACGGATCGCGGCGTCTACGAGGAGTTCACGCTGCGCGCGGCGCGGCATCCGTCAGAGACCGAGGCGTACCTCGTGACGCGCGTGCTCGCCTACTGCCTCGAGCACGAAGAGGGCATCACATTCAGCGAGGGCATCTCGGCGACCGACGCCCCGGCGGTGCTGGTGCGTGACCTGAGCGGGAAGCTGCTCGCCTGGATCGAGGTCGGCGCGCCGGATGCCGCGCGGCTTCACACGGGCAGCAAGGCTGCCGAGCGCACGACGATCTACACGCACCGCGACCCGGCCAAGGTGCTCGCGCCGTGGGCAGGGGCGAGGATCCACCGCGCCGCCGAGATCGTGCTGCACAGCTTCGATCCTGGGTTCATCGATTCCGTGGTGGACGCGATGGAGCGCCGCAACACGATCACGCTCACCGTGACGGAGCGGCAGCTCTACCTGGAGCTGAACGGCGTGCACCTCTCATCGGCGGTGCACGACCACCCGATCGGTTAG
- a CDS encoding ATP-binding cassette domain-containing protein — protein MTTDTPILPTVDPVLSVRDLEVKYGRGRQATPAVRGVSFDLRPGETLGLVGESGSGKSTIARAVLGLTPVSAGRVNFLGRDLTSVPARKRGLLTRDLQVVFQDPYSSLNPTRTIGQSLAEMLRAGGDRAGTATSRERIAEMLERVGLPADAAQRYPAAFSGGQRQRIAIARALMTQPRLVICDEAVSALDVSVQAQVLNLLRDLQRDFNMAYLFIAHDLPVVRNVSHRIAVIHRGRFVEQGPAREVYERPRDPYTQKLLSSVPIPNARLQRARRATSPAARTSSMLEPAAANGVASSAATTD, from the coding sequence ATGACCACCGACACGCCCATCCTGCCCACCGTCGACCCCGTTCTCTCCGTCCGCGACCTCGAGGTCAAGTACGGCCGTGGTCGTCAGGCGACCCCGGCGGTGCGCGGAGTGAGCTTCGATCTCCGGCCCGGTGAGACCCTCGGGCTGGTGGGGGAGTCGGGCTCCGGCAAGTCCACGATCGCGCGCGCGGTCCTCGGCCTGACGCCGGTGTCCGCAGGACGGGTCAACTTCCTGGGGCGAGATCTGACCTCGGTGCCCGCCAGGAAGCGGGGCCTCCTCACCCGCGACCTCCAAGTCGTCTTCCAGGATCCCTACAGCTCACTGAACCCCACGAGAACCATCGGGCAGTCGCTGGCGGAGATGCTGCGCGCGGGCGGCGACAGGGCGGGGACGGCCACGAGCCGGGAGCGCATCGCGGAGATGCTCGAGCGTGTCGGCCTGCCGGCCGATGCTGCGCAGCGGTATCCGGCGGCATTCAGCGGGGGGCAGCGCCAGCGCATCGCGATCGCGCGCGCGCTGATGACCCAGCCCCGGCTCGTCATCTGTGATGAAGCGGTGAGCGCTCTCGACGTCTCGGTCCAGGCGCAGGTACTCAACCTGTTGCGTGACCTGCAGCGCGACTTCAACATGGCGTATCTCTTCATCGCTCACGACCTGCCCGTGGTGCGGAACGTGTCGCACCGGATCGCAGTCATCCACCGGGGAAGGTTCGTCGAACAGGGCCCGGCGCGGGAGGTGTACGAGCGACCCCGTGACCCGTACACCCAGAAGCTCCTCAGCTCGGTACCCATCCCCAATGCGCGGCTCCAACGGGCGCGCCGCGCAACTTCTCCAGCCGCGCGAACGAGTTCGATGCTCGAACCCGCGGCTGCCAACGGTGTCGCGTCATCCGCCGCGACCACCGACTAG
- a CDS encoding ABC transporter substrate-binding protein: protein MNVGIDHRRRRGNARRTQRRFRHLSAVVLSLVLSGTAVACGSADDAGDSDKVLTIGLPSGPVSLDPSKDSVTFGNIRPLTNEFLLHQATDGSIQPGLASSWRYVDEAYQVFELTLREGATFSDGSPVDAEAVSTWLEYFSKGAGAFTALMGTVDAVEAVDALTVRLTLAESNPLIPYLLSESANWGAVSSPKAVATPDVLGTETVGAGPYMLDPDQSISDKKYVLVPNPHYDKPDAVKWDRVVVDIIPDANARLQAQSTGQIDVAWGDLTTVAAAEKSGLEVVGRPSGTGGLIFADRAGDGPVGDVRVRQALNYAIDREAITEGLVGENGEPTSQLFATDVESLLRDHYDYDVERAKSLLAEAGYGDGFAVDVLTYGGYGVSGTPLAQAIASYWSKVGVDAKITTAPTAAEYAEKRSSKRYPIVFYSVPTGPMGAGYRMALAPTGGLNPFGATDATMTAIFERASRTNDAQAWSELSQRTVTEAVFVPVFNALRVFYYVSDRVAGVELTEGRPEYSWATEWSPK from the coding sequence ATGAACGTAGGGATCGATCACCGCCGAAGGCGCGGGAACGCGCGCCGTACACAGCGCCGGTTCCGCCATCTCAGCGCTGTCGTCCTGAGCCTCGTGCTGAGCGGCACGGCCGTGGCCTGCGGCTCGGCCGATGACGCCGGCGACAGCGACAAGGTCCTGACGATCGGTCTTCCGAGTGGGCCGGTCAGTCTCGACCCGTCGAAGGACAGCGTGACCTTCGGCAACATCCGGCCGCTGACCAACGAGTTCCTGCTCCACCAGGCCACCGACGGGTCGATCCAGCCGGGCCTGGCCTCGTCGTGGCGGTATGTGGACGAGGCCTACCAGGTGTTCGAGCTCACCCTGCGTGAGGGCGCGACGTTCTCGGACGGGTCGCCGGTCGACGCCGAGGCGGTGAGCACGTGGTTGGAGTACTTCTCGAAGGGTGCTGGAGCGTTCACCGCATTGATGGGGACCGTCGATGCCGTCGAAGCCGTCGATGCCCTCACGGTGCGGCTCACGCTGGCCGAGTCCAACCCCCTCATCCCCTATCTGCTGTCCGAGAGTGCCAACTGGGGAGCCGTCTCCTCGCCGAAGGCCGTCGCCACTCCCGATGTTCTGGGGACCGAGACCGTCGGGGCAGGCCCCTACATGCTCGATCCTGACCAGTCGATCAGCGACAAGAAGTACGTCCTGGTGCCGAATCCGCACTACGACAAACCGGATGCCGTGAAGTGGGACCGGGTCGTCGTCGACATCATCCCGGATGCGAACGCCCGGCTCCAGGCACAGAGCACCGGTCAGATCGACGTCGCCTGGGGAGACCTCACGACGGTGGCCGCGGCGGAGAAGAGCGGGCTCGAGGTGGTGGGCCGGCCGAGCGGAACCGGCGGCCTCATCTTCGCCGATCGCGCCGGCGACGGACCCGTGGGAGATGTCCGGGTCCGTCAGGCCTTGAACTATGCGATCGACAGGGAAGCCATCACCGAGGGACTCGTCGGCGAGAACGGTGAGCCCACGTCGCAGTTGTTCGCCACCGACGTCGAATCCCTGCTGCGCGACCACTACGACTATGACGTCGAGCGCGCGAAGAGTCTCCTCGCCGAGGCGGGATACGGAGATGGCTTCGCCGTCGACGTCCTGACGTACGGCGGATACGGGGTGAGCGGCACCCCGCTCGCCCAAGCCATCGCGTCGTACTGGTCGAAGGTGGGCGTCGATGCCAAGATCACGACCGCGCCCACAGCCGCCGAGTATGCGGAGAAGCGGTCGAGCAAGCGGTATCCGATCGTCTTCTACTCGGTGCCCACCGGTCCGATGGGCGCTGGGTACAGGATGGCGCTCGCGCCCACGGGCGGGCTCAACCCGTTCGGAGCCACCGACGCCACGATGACCGCCATCTTCGAGCGCGCCTCCCGCACCAACGATGCCCAGGCGTGGAGTGAGCTGAGTCAGCGCACGGTCACCGAAGCCGTCTTCGTGCCGGTCTTCAATGCGCTGAGGGTCTTCTACTACGTCTCCGACCGAGTCGCCGGCGTGGAGTTGACCGAGGGGCGGCCGGAGTACAGCTGGGCCACCGAGTGGTCGCCGAAGTGA
- a CDS encoding ABC transporter permease, which yields MSTATDTKRGAAQVPDAADRRPGRSGRRIVGSPIGIIATRLLGAVPLLLAVTALTFVLIALAPGDVAQAILGPEATPAAYDQLREQLGLNLPLHEQYWGWLTGVLHGDVGTSLYNGESVSHAIAQRLPVTLSLMFGALIVSLVVGVALGMASAVRRGAFGRAIDIFALIGFAVPSFWLGAQLIVLFAVQLGWFPATGYVPLGVDSGEWARSLALPVAALAFGGIAAIAKQSRDAFLDALAQPFVSVALANGVSIGSILFRHVLKVASLRITTILGLQALTLLGGTVVVENVFSLPGLGTLASNATSRGDVPVIQGIVLYYAFMVVAVNLLVDIVYAWLNPRVRAA from the coding sequence GTGAGCACCGCAACCGACACGAAACGCGGTGCGGCGCAGGTCCCCGATGCCGCCGATCGGCGCCCCGGACGGTCCGGACGGCGGATCGTGGGAAGCCCGATCGGCATCATCGCCACGCGGCTGTTGGGCGCGGTCCCGCTCCTGCTGGCGGTCACCGCACTGACCTTCGTGCTCATCGCGCTCGCTCCGGGCGACGTCGCCCAGGCGATCCTGGGGCCCGAGGCGACACCTGCGGCGTACGACCAGTTGCGCGAGCAGCTGGGGCTCAATCTCCCACTCCACGAGCAGTACTGGGGTTGGCTGACCGGAGTTCTGCACGGCGATGTCGGGACGTCGCTCTACAACGGGGAATCCGTGTCGCACGCCATCGCTCAACGGCTCCCCGTGACGCTCTCCTTGATGTTCGGGGCGCTGATCGTCAGCCTGGTCGTCGGTGTGGCTCTGGGGATGGCGAGTGCGGTGCGCCGGGGCGCCTTCGGTCGAGCGATCGACATCTTCGCCCTGATCGGGTTCGCCGTTCCATCCTTCTGGTTGGGTGCGCAGCTGATCGTCCTCTTCGCGGTGCAACTCGGGTGGTTTCCCGCGACGGGCTACGTGCCACTGGGCGTCGACTCGGGCGAGTGGGCGAGATCCCTGGCTCTGCCCGTAGCGGCCCTCGCCTTCGGTGGCATCGCTGCGATCGCCAAGCAATCGAGAGACGCGTTCCTCGACGCGTTGGCCCAGCCGTTCGTCAGTGTTGCGCTTGCCAACGGCGTGAGTATCGGCTCGATCCTGTTCCGGCACGTGCTCAAGGTGGCCTCGCTGCGCATCACCACGATCCTCGGTCTACAGGCGCTGACCCTCCTCGGTGGGACGGTGGTCGTGGAGAACGTCTTCTCCTTGCCCGGACTGGGGACGTTGGCCTCCAACGCGACCAGCCGCGGCGACGTGCCCGTGATCCAAGGGATCGTCCTCTACTACGCGTTCATGGTGGTAGCGGTGAATCTTCTGGTGGACATCGTCTACGCCTGGCTCAACCCACGGGTGAGGGCAGCATGA
- a CDS encoding dipeptide/oligopeptide/nickel ABC transporter permease/ATP-binding protein: MSRNLTRRSTLITALRRPAGALCLIYILVLTVVAVLAPILLPDVATQQAGDLRITNAPPGSGHLLGTDTLGRDVLDRLLVGTRVTLVGLVIAVSCALAIGVPLGLLAGYARGLVDRVVGWIADLAFAMPTIIIIFVVLTIFPHNMVAAMITLGLLLSPTLIRVVRSATLVVREELYIDAAKAAGLSAPYILSRHVLPRILGPIIVQASLVCGVALIVQTALAFLELVVPNPQPSWGGMIADGIRVLQTNAWLVIPPGLTVTVTILVFGLLGDVIRDTSSAAWSPAPQLMPKQRRDLGAPAQSTEEEAGSALLSVRSLAVTLPRDGVPVQVLHDVSFSLDEGEVVALVGESGCGKTMTARSIVGLLPSGGELTRGAVVYRGRDLATLPRKQRHALRGKAIAWVSQEPMVSLTPVLRVGWQIAEGVRRHQGISRAEAWRRAIDLLGEVGLPDPADVARRYPHELSGGMAQRVSIARALAGDPDVLIADEPTTALDVTLQAEILALLRRLQKQRKMALLLVTHDWGVVADIADRVVVMYAGEVVERADVDDIFESPCHPYTRGLIASDPHHDPDAERLPFIRGVVPRPEEWPAGCHFSDRCDFSTSACTDRAVPLLQLPDHREARCIRTDIFEEAPA; encoded by the coding sequence ATGAGCCGTAACCTGACACGTCGATCCACGCTCATCACGGCATTGCGACGGCCGGCGGGGGCGCTGTGCCTGATCTACATCCTCGTGCTGACGGTCGTCGCGGTCCTCGCGCCGATCCTGCTCCCCGATGTGGCCACGCAGCAGGCCGGTGACCTTCGGATCACCAACGCGCCGCCCGGCTCCGGTCATCTGCTCGGAACCGACACCCTCGGACGGGATGTGCTGGACAGGTTGCTGGTGGGCACCCGCGTCACCTTGGTGGGCCTGGTCATCGCCGTCTCCTGCGCGTTGGCGATCGGCGTTCCGTTGGGCCTCCTGGCCGGCTACGCCAGAGGCCTCGTGGATCGTGTGGTCGGCTGGATCGCCGACCTCGCGTTCGCCATGCCCACGATCATCATCATCTTCGTCGTCCTGACGATCTTCCCGCACAACATGGTCGCCGCCATGATCACCCTGGGCCTCCTGCTCTCGCCGACCCTCATCCGCGTGGTCCGCTCGGCAACGCTGGTCGTACGCGAAGAGCTGTACATCGACGCGGCCAAGGCCGCCGGCCTCTCGGCCCCCTACATCCTGAGCAGGCACGTCCTTCCGAGGATCCTGGGGCCGATCATCGTCCAGGCTTCTCTCGTGTGCGGCGTCGCACTCATCGTGCAGACCGCGTTGGCCTTCCTCGAGCTGGTGGTTCCCAACCCGCAGCCCAGTTGGGGCGGCATGATCGCGGATGGGATCCGGGTCCTACAGACCAACGCGTGGCTCGTGATCCCGCCGGGCCTGACGGTGACGGTCACGATCCTCGTCTTCGGCCTGTTGGGCGACGTGATCAGGGATACGTCGTCCGCGGCATGGTCGCCCGCGCCGCAGCTGATGCCCAAGCAGCGCAGAGACCTCGGCGCGCCGGCGCAGAGCACCGAGGAGGAAGCAGGCTCGGCTCTGCTGTCCGTGCGGTCACTGGCCGTCACGCTGCCGCGCGACGGCGTACCGGTCCAAGTCCTGCACGACGTGTCGTTCTCCCTCGATGAGGGCGAGGTGGTCGCCCTTGTCGGCGAGTCCGGTTGCGGCAAGACTATGACGGCGCGGTCCATCGTGGGGTTGCTCCCGTCGGGCGGAGAGCTGACTCGCGGCGCAGTCGTCTACCGTGGTCGCGACCTGGCGACATTGCCGCGCAAGCAGCGCCATGCGCTTCGCGGCAAGGCGATCGCCTGGGTCTCGCAGGAGCCCATGGTCAGCCTCACGCCCGTCCTCCGAGTCGGTTGGCAGATTGCCGAGGGAGTGCGGCGACACCAAGGGATCTCCCGTGCCGAAGCCTGGCGTCGGGCGATCGACCTGCTGGGTGAGGTCGGGTTGCCCGACCCCGCTGACGTCGCTCGCCGGTACCCGCACGAGCTGTCGGGCGGCATGGCGCAGCGCGTGTCCATCGCTCGAGCACTCGCGGGCGACCCGGACGTGCTCATCGCCGACGAGCCGACGACGGCTCTCGACGTCACGCTCCAGGCGGAGATCCTCGCGCTTCTGCGTCGCCTCCAGAAGCAACGCAAGATGGCGCTCCTGCTGGTGACCCATGACTGGGGGGTGGTGGCGGACATCGCCGACCGGGTCGTCGTGATGTACGCCGGCGAGGTCGTCGAGAGGGCCGACGTCGACGACATCTTCGAGTCGCCGTGCCATCCCTACACGCGCGGATTGATCGCCTCGGACCCGCACCACGACCCGGACGCCGAACGCCTCCCCTTCATCCGTGGTGTCGTGCCCCGTCCCGAGGAGTGGCCGGCCGGTTGCCACTTCAGCGACCGGTGCGACTTCAGCACCTCGGCGTGCACCGACCGCGCCGTTCCGCTCTTGCAGTTGCCTGACCATCGCGAGGCTCGGTGCATTCGCACGGACATCTTCGAGGAGGCCCCGGCATGA
- a CDS encoding isochorismatase family cysteine hydrolase: MQFSPSGSALVIIDMQRYFLDPSGPLGVHFRHSFPTLADDFYRTVRESLIPNLAQVLEAYRAARHPVVHVTTGAQGDGRRELLPHMRSRFADERDPSPSVDGGLVCSSKWHEIVPELSPQPGEIVLNKVTRSAFTSAGLDSVLRNMRVEQLLVGGVASDACVHITALDASDHGYGTFVLEDATAAFDPRTHRSAMESFQRLWGVLLTSREATAVLRRTV; encoded by the coding sequence GTGCAGTTCTCGCCGTCCGGGTCGGCCCTCGTCATCATCGACATGCAGAGATATTTCCTCGATCCCAGTGGGCCGCTCGGTGTTCATTTTCGACACAGCTTCCCGACCCTGGCCGACGACTTCTATCGCACGGTTCGGGAGTCGTTGATCCCCAATCTCGCACAGGTGCTCGAGGCCTATCGTGCCGCCCGGCACCCCGTCGTGCATGTCACAACGGGTGCCCAAGGAGACGGCAGGAGAGAACTGCTTCCCCACATGCGCAGCAGGTTCGCGGACGAACGGGATCCGTCGCCGAGCGTCGATGGCGGACTGGTCTGCTCATCGAAGTGGCACGAGATCGTCCCGGAGCTGAGCCCGCAGCCCGGTGAGATCGTCCTCAACAAGGTCACTCGAAGCGCCTTCACCTCGGCAGGTCTCGACAGCGTCCTGCGAAACATGAGGGTCGAGCAGCTCCTTGTCGGAGGTGTGGCGAGCGACGCCTGCGTTCACATCACTGCACTTGACGCCAGTGACCACGGCTACGGGACGTTCGTCCTGGAAGATGCCACGGCGGCCTTCGACCCGCGTACGCACCGCTCGGCGATGGAGAGCTTCCAGCGTCTCTGGGGCGTACTGCTGACGAGCCGTGAGGCGACTGCCGTACTGCGGCGCACAGTCTGA
- a CDS encoding CoA transferase — protein MMPLADVRILAVEQYGAGPFGSLQLADLGADVIKIENPNDGGDVGRYVPPFAEGEDSLFFESLNRGKRSVSLDIKSGAGRAIFERLVADADAVYFNLRGDVPKKLGITYDQLAHINPAIVCCSLSGFGMAGPRHAEPGYDYVLQGLAGWMSLTGEPDGPPTKSGLSLVDLSGGLVAALSLLAAVHAARRDGRGMDCDVSLYDTSMSMLSYLATWHLSAGYDPQRMARSAHPSLVPFQLFPTRDGWIVAGCAKEKFWQRLAIAIGRPGLVNDPRFESFEKRFEHREALQEILDEALRAQTTDHWVRILREAGVPSGPVHDVPQALDDPHTHARGLLISTSHPRLGDVRHVRSAVRAGSAEQEYQRAPRRGEHGSDVLHDLGMSESDIAEAVAAGAFGDPDRSLTTASTGKADR, from the coding sequence ATGATGCCCTTGGCAGATGTTCGTATCCTCGCGGTCGAGCAGTATGGAGCGGGGCCGTTCGGGTCGCTGCAGCTGGCAGATCTCGGAGCCGACGTCATCAAGATCGAGAATCCGAACGACGGCGGAGACGTCGGCCGCTATGTACCACCCTTCGCCGAAGGCGAGGACTCCCTCTTCTTCGAGTCCCTGAACCGAGGAAAGCGCAGCGTCAGCTTGGACATCAAGTCCGGGGCCGGGCGCGCGATCTTCGAACGGTTGGTGGCCGACGCCGATGCCGTGTACTTCAACCTGCGTGGCGACGTTCCGAAGAAGCTGGGCATCACCTACGACCAGCTTGCGCACATCAACCCCGCCATCGTGTGCTGCTCGCTGAGCGGCTTCGGCATGGCCGGGCCACGTCACGCCGAGCCTGGCTACGACTACGTCCTCCAGGGACTTGCCGGATGGATGTCGCTCACGGGTGAACCGGACGGTCCGCCGACGAAATCGGGTCTCTCCCTGGTCGACTTGTCGGGCGGTCTGGTGGCGGCGCTCTCGCTCCTGGCGGCCGTGCATGCGGCCAGGAGGGACGGTCGGGGCATGGATTGTGACGTGAGCCTGTACGACACCTCGATGAGCATGCTCTCCTACCTTGCGACCTGGCATCTGTCAGCGGGGTACGACCCCCAGCGGATGGCACGGTCGGCGCATCCCTCCCTGGTGCCTTTCCAACTCTTCCCCACCCGCGACGGTTGGATCGTTGCGGGATGTGCGAAGGAGAAGTTCTGGCAGCGCCTCGCCATCGCGATCGGCAGACCGGGGCTGGTGAATGATCCACGCTTCGAATCGTTCGAGAAGCGGTTCGAGCACCGGGAGGCTTTGCAGGAGATCCTGGACGAGGCGTTGCGGGCCCAGACCACCGACCACTGGGTTCGGATCCTCCGTGAGGCGGGCGTCCCGAGCGGTCCGGTCCACGACGTCCCACAGGCGCTGGACGATCCGCACACGCATGCTCGCGGCCTCCTCATCTCGACCAGCCATCCCCGACTCGGCGACGTTCGTCACGTGCGCTCCGCTGTGCGTGCCGGATCTGCGGAGCAGGAGTATCAGCGCGCACCTCGGCGCGGGGAGCACGGCTCGGATGTGCTCCACGATCTCGGGATGAGCGAGAGCGACATCGCAGAGGCTGTGGCAGCGGGGGCTTTCGGCGACCCGGACCGGAGTCTGACGACCGCCTCGACAGGCAAGGCAGATCGGTGA
- a CDS encoding MaoC family dehydratase, with protein sequence MQTKAGWQGRFFEDFEVGDHYRHPLGRTITQTDNTWFTLLTQNTAEMHFNQVVGEASDFGRSLVNSTLTLAVVAGQSVIDTSYQAIANLGWDGIKLKNPVFAGDTIWSESIVLDLRESNSRPHAGIVTVRTRGLKQTGAEVLSYVRTFMVKKRAAATVSSFPEPLEPFAPEPAAGATA encoded by the coding sequence GTGCAGACAAAGGCTGGCTGGCAGGGACGATTCTTCGAGGACTTCGAGGTCGGGGACCACTATCGCCACCCCCTCGGCCGCACCATCACACAGACCGACAACACCTGGTTCACCCTGTTGACCCAGAACACCGCGGAGATGCACTTCAACCAGGTGGTGGGGGAAGCCTCCGACTTCGGTCGATCCCTGGTCAACTCCACGCTGACGCTGGCGGTGGTGGCTGGTCAGAGCGTGATCGACACCTCCTATCAGGCGATCGCCAACCTGGGTTGGGACGGCATCAAGCTGAAGAACCCGGTGTTCGCCGGCGACACGATCTGGTCGGAGTCGATCGTGCTGGACCTGCGCGAGTCGAACAGCCGACCGCATGCCGGGATCGTCACGGTCCGTACCCGTGGGCTGAAGCAGACCGGCGCGGAGGTGCTGTCCTACGTTCGCACGTTCATGGTGAAGAAGCGCGCCGCCGCAACGGTCAGCTCGTTCCCGGAGCCGCTCGAGCCGTTCGCCCCGGAGCCTGCCGCTGGGGCCACCGCGTGA
- a CDS encoding CoA ester lyase, whose amino-acid sequence MSAVTARSMLFVPGARSDRFEKASASGADEIVLDLEDGVAEEDKDTARQRVADWKAAGGRGVVRINPPGTEAYAHDIAAFAEAIGAGIMLPKATAQSTAVVARCLRPDSFLLPIIESAQGVFEAVDICSTRGVKRAAFGNGDLAADVGLSHDNWPGLQWARSTLVFASAAAGIAAPIDGVVTKVQDESLLAEECRSGRALGFGGKLSIHPTQVPAINTHYSPTAAEVEWAQRLLAQATDAGASAVDGEMVDEAILRRARYIATLQVSLEGSE is encoded by the coding sequence GTGAGCGCGGTCACCGCCAGGTCGATGCTCTTCGTCCCGGGCGCCCGCTCCGACCGCTTCGAGAAGGCATCCGCCAGCGGAGCCGACGAGATCGTCCTCGATCTGGAGGACGGCGTGGCGGAGGAGGACAAGGACACCGCCCGGCAACGGGTCGCCGACTGGAAAGCAGCTGGAGGGCGGGGCGTGGTGCGCATCAACCCGCCGGGAACCGAGGCGTACGCCCACGACATCGCGGCTTTCGCGGAGGCGATCGGCGCCGGCATCATGTTGCCCAAGGCAACAGCGCAATCGACGGCTGTCGTCGCACGGTGCCTGCGGCCGGACAGCTTCCTGCTCCCCATCATCGAGTCGGCGCAAGGTGTGTTCGAAGCCGTCGACATCTGCTCGACTCGTGGTGTGAAGCGCGCGGCCTTCGGGAACGGTGATCTCGCGGCGGATGTCGGCCTGAGCCACGACAACTGGCCCGGTCTCCAATGGGCACGTTCCACGCTCGTCTTCGCGTCCGCTGCTGCCGGTATCGCAGCCCCCATCGACGGAGTCGTGACGAAGGTCCAGGACGAGAGCCTGTTGGCTGAGGAGTGCCGCAGCGGCCGAGCTCTCGGCTTCGGTGGCAAGCTCAGCATTCATCCCACTCAGGTTCCCGCGATCAACACTCACTACTCTCCGACGGCAGCTGAGGTGGAGTGGGCTCAGCGCTTGCTCGCGCAGGCAACGGATGCCGGCGCGTCAGCCGTCGATGGCGAGATGGTCGATGAAGCGATCCTGCGGCGTGCTCGTTATATCGCGACCTTGCAGGTGAGCTTGGAAGGCAGCGAATAG